One Mycolicibacterium pulveris genomic region harbors:
- a CDS encoding ABC transporter substrate-binding protein codes for MRIAWRLGALLAVLVALVSCAPISRDPAPRAEDCRTDRLATLYKGVFTFGTDQPVYPPWYIGDDPSNGEGFESALAYAVAARMGYSGEEVRWVRVPFSEALAAGPKSFDANLSQFSITDQRRALVDFSSPYFDVTQAVVTVKSSPAAQATSLEDLKSLRLGTQVGTTSYTAAMSMGSASLVEVYHTTSDAKLALREGEIDAIVADLPTAFAVADEIRDGVMVGQLPATEDDVEQFGIVLHKDSPLTRCVSLVVDELRADGTLAQLQNTWLADAGKAPMLT; via the coding sequence ATGCGCATCGCATGGAGGCTCGGCGCGTTGCTCGCCGTGCTCGTCGCGCTCGTCTCGTGTGCCCCGATCTCCCGTGACCCGGCCCCGCGCGCAGAGGACTGCCGCACGGACCGCTTGGCCACCCTCTACAAGGGCGTGTTCACGTTCGGCACCGACCAGCCGGTCTATCCCCCGTGGTACATCGGCGACGACCCGAGCAACGGGGAAGGGTTCGAGTCGGCGCTGGCGTACGCGGTCGCGGCCAGGATGGGCTACAGCGGCGAGGAGGTCCGCTGGGTTCGGGTGCCGTTCAGCGAGGCGCTCGCCGCCGGCCCGAAGTCCTTTGACGCCAACCTTTCTCAGTTCTCCATCACCGATCAGCGCAGGGCCCTTGTCGACTTCTCCTCGCCGTACTTCGACGTGACCCAGGCCGTGGTCACCGTGAAGTCGTCGCCCGCCGCGCAGGCGACCAGCCTCGAGGACCTGAAATCACTGCGGCTGGGCACCCAGGTCGGCACCACCAGTTACACCGCGGCCATGTCGATGGGCAGCGCCAGCCTGGTCGAGGTCTATCACACCACGAGCGATGCGAAGCTGGCGCTGCGCGAAGGGGAGATCGACGCCATCGTCGCCGACCTTCCGACCGCGTTCGCGGTGGCCGACGAGATCCGGGACGGCGTGATGGTCGGTCAACTTCCCGCCACCGAAGACGATGTCGAGCAGTTCGGGATCGTCCTGCACAAGGACAGCCCGCTGACGCGCTGTGTGTCCCTTGTCGTCGACGAACTGCGCGCCGACGGCACCCTGGCACAGCTGCAGAACACCTGGCTGGCCGATGCCGGTAAAGCGCCGATGCTGACCTGA
- a CDS encoding nitrobindin family protein has product MTSGDEAIAAAAERAKATASRNIPVFADLPGPPDTANLREGADLSDALLALLPLVGVWRGEGEGRDADGDYRFGQQIVVSHSGADYLIWEARSWRLTESGQYDRPWLRESGFWRFVNDPADASESQAIELLLAHSSGYVELFYGRPLSQSSWELATDALARTKSGVLVGGAKRLYGIIEGGDLGYVEERVDADGGLVPHLSARLSRFAG; this is encoded by the coding sequence GTGACCTCCGGCGACGAAGCCATCGCAGCGGCGGCCGAGCGGGCCAAAGCGACCGCCTCACGCAACATCCCGGTATTCGCCGACCTGCCCGGCCCACCCGACACGGCCAACCTGCGTGAGGGCGCCGACCTCAGCGACGCGCTGCTGGCGCTGCTGCCCCTCGTCGGGGTGTGGCGCGGTGAGGGCGAAGGCCGCGACGCCGACGGTGACTACCGGTTCGGCCAACAGATCGTGGTCTCCCACAGCGGTGCCGACTATCTGATTTGGGAAGCCCGGTCCTGGCGGCTGACCGAGTCCGGCCAGTACGACCGGCCGTGGCTGCGCGAATCGGGCTTTTGGCGCTTCGTCAACGACCCGGCGGATGCGTCGGAGTCCCAGGCCATCGAACTGCTTCTGGCGCACTCCTCGGGCTACGTCGAACTGTTCTACGGCCGTCCGCTCTCCCAGTCGTCGTGGGAACTGGCGACCGACGCCCTGGCCCGCACGAAGTCCGGAGTGCTGGTCGGCGGCGCCAAGCGGCTCTACGGCATCATCGAGGGCGGCGACCTGGGCTACGTCGAGGAACGGGTCGACGCCGACGGCGGTCTGGTGCCGCATCTGTCGGCGCGGCTGTCGCGTTTCGCCGGATAG